From a single Rutidosis leptorrhynchoides isolate AG116_Rl617_1_P2 chromosome 5, CSIRO_AGI_Rlap_v1, whole genome shotgun sequence genomic region:
- the LOC139849463 gene encoding uncharacterized protein: MDWLSHNRASIKCHKKIISFPLTDGTRVVARGECGGFSYPIILIMKSKKYLAKGYESFLAYVIDAKKDQKTVFDIPVVSEYSEVFPDELPGLPPVREVEYKINLVSGATPVAKAPYRLAPSEIREMMSQIQELLDQGFIHPSSSPWGAPVLFGASFFSKIDLRSGYHQVLVAESDILKTAFCTRYGHYEFLVMPFGLTNAPAIFMDLMNRVCRSFLDKFVIVFIDDILIYSKTEVDHASHLRQANIVADALSRKGSADTVKFMRIEIVSDLIERLKISQLEALKDENLKSELMVKRKEDLTNDSRELKTYHDRVWVPMIEGLRDLILIEAHKSKLSIHPRSAKMYNDLKKLYCWPTMKTDVAHFVETCQICAQKGNDMIWVIVDRLTKSAHFLAASEITSLSKLAQMYLNEIVSRHGIPLSIMSDRDSRFVSNFWKSLQQNLGTRVNLKAGEKQFAGPEIVQQTAEKVAITQEKLKATRDRQKMYVDPRRRPVTFLVGELGYLKVSPWKGVIHFDKRGKLAPRYIGPFRIRQVVNDQTVVLDLPPKLSGIHDTFNVCYLRKCKVDDESQILPLQDLKVDMNKKLVEEPVKLLDRKVTKLRKKQISMVLVKWRHSLGSNLS, encoded by the exons ATGGATTGGTTAAGTCACAATAGGGCTAGCATTAAGTGCCATAAGAAGATAATTTCTTTTCCTTTGACCGATGGGACACGCGTTGTAGCCCGTGGGGAATGTGGTGGGTTTAGTTATCCCATAATTTTGATAATGAAATCTAAGAAATATCTGGCCAAAGGGTATGAATCTTTTCTGGCATATGTCATTGATGCAAAGAAAGATCAGAAAACGGTGTTCGATATCCCAGTAGTTTCCGAATATtcggaagtgtttccagatgaactACCAGGGTTACCGCCGGTTAGAGAAGTCGAGTATAAAATCAATCTAGTGTCGGGAGCCACTCCTGTTGCTAAAGCTCCGTATAGATTAGCTCCTTCGGAAATCCGTGAGATGATGTCTCAAATTCAGGAGTTGTTGGATCAAGGGTTCATTCATCCAAGCTCTTCGCCATGGGGTGCACCagtgttattc GGAGCTTCGTTCTTTTCTAAAATCGATTTGcgctcagggtatcatcaggttcttGTTGCTGAATCTGATATCCTTAAGACAGCTTTTTGTACGcgatacggtcactatgaatttcttgttatgccatttggctTAACGAATGCACCTGCAATTTTCATGGACTTGATGAATCGAGTGTGTCGATCGTTCCTTGATAAGTTTGTGatcgtgtttatcgatgatatcttaatctactCCAAGACAGAAGTCGATCACGCATCACATTTGCGTCAA gcgaatATTGTCGCTGATGCTTTAAGTCGTAAGGGATCCGCTGACACTGTTAAATTCATGCGAATTGAGATTGTCTCGGATTTGATTGAAAGACTGAAAATCTCGCAACTCGAAGCTTTAAAAGACGAAAACTTAAAATCTGAATTAATGGTGAAACGAAAAGAGGATTTGACTAATGATTCTCGAGAATTAAAAACCTACCATGACAGGGTTTGGGTAccaatgattgaaggtttgagggatttaatcctaatAGAAGCTCATAAATCAAAGTTATCGATTCACCCTAGGAGCGCAAAGATGTATAATGATCTGAAAAAGTTGTATTGCTGGCCTACGATGAAAACTGATGTCGCCCATTTCGTAGAGACGTGTCagatttgtgctcaa aaagggaACGACATGATCTGGGTAATAGTCGACCGACTAACCAAGAGCGCGCATTTCTTGGCTGCTAGTGAAATAACTTCTTTGAGTAAGTTGGCACAAATGTATCTGAATGAGATAGTATCACGTCACGGGATTCCTTTATCTATCATGTCTGATCGAGATTCGAGATTTGTATCGAACTTTTGGAAGAGTTTACAGCAGAATTTAGGAACTCGTGTGAAtctga AGGCAGGAGAAAAACAGTTTGCTGGACCAGAAATAGTTCAACAGACCGCTGAAAAAGTAGCGATTACTCAAGAAAAGCTAAAAGCTACAAGagacaggcagaaaatgtatgTTGATCCGCGTCGACGACCAGTAACTTTTCTTGTGGGTGAACTGGGGTATttgaaagtttcaccatggaaaggggtAATTCATTTTGATAAACGTGGAAAATTAGCACCTCGCTATATTGGGCCTTTCCGTATCCGACAAGTAGTCAATGATCAAACTGTTGTGTTGGATCTTCCACCAAAGTTATCCGGTATTCATGATACCTTTAATGTATGTTATCTCCGCAAGTGCAAGGTAGATGACGAAAGTCAAATTCTTCCATTGCAAGATTTGAAAGTGGATATGAATAAAAAGTTAGTAGAAGAACCCGTTAAGCTATTAGATAGAAAAGTCACCAAGCTTCGAAAGAAACAGATTTCTATGGTGTTGGTAAAATGGAGACATAGTTTAGGATCAAATTTAAGTTGA